The Clostridium chauvoei genome has a window encoding:
- a CDS encoding sirohydrochlorin cobaltochelatase encodes MKKAILVVSFGTSYLEVLEKSIQKAENQIKDHFDGYEVFRAFTAHKIIKKLKIKNNIFIDTPEEALDKLYKSGFEEVIIQPLHIIPGEEFQYIKNVQEAYINKFKSIKLGRPIFYYQGIEDLPQDYSIFINTIEEVFENKEAVVMVGHGTAHSANAVYGCLQSVLQDHGYDNVFVGTVEGYPTFDIVLNRIKKKNIKEVTLMPLMVVAGDHAINDMASDEEDSWKSMLEAEGIKVKLHMKGLGELEKFNKLYIKRIEDIIENRYVGAGETKKGKVNENNNNFIQL; translated from the coding sequence ATGAAAAAAGCAATATTAGTAGTAAGCTTTGGGACGAGTTATTTAGAAGTATTAGAAAAATCAATCCAAAAGGCGGAAAATCAAATAAAAGATCATTTTGATGGTTATGAAGTTTTTAGAGCATTTACAGCTCATAAAATTATAAAAAAACTAAAGATAAAAAATAATATATTTATAGATACTCCAGAGGAAGCTTTAGATAAATTATATAAAAGTGGATTTGAAGAGGTAATAATACAGCCACTACATATTATTCCAGGGGAAGAGTTTCAATATATTAAAAACGTTCAAGAAGCTTATATAAATAAATTTAAATCAATAAAGCTTGGAAGACCAATCTTCTATTATCAAGGAATAGAAGACTTACCTCAAGATTATTCAATATTTATAAATACTATAGAAGAAGTGTTTGAAAATAAGGAAGCAGTAGTAATGGTTGGACATGGAACAGCTCATTCAGCTAATGCAGTATATGGATGTCTTCAATCAGTGCTTCAAGATCATGGTTATGATAATGTTTTTGTTGGTACTGTAGAAGGATATCCAACCTTTGATATAGTACTAAACAGAATAAAAAAGAAAAATATTAAAGAAGTTACCTTAATGCCTCTTATGGTAGTTGCAGGAGATCATGCAATAAATGATATGGCATCTGATGAAGAGGATTCTTGGAAGTCTATGCTAGAGGCAGAGGGAATTAAGGTAAAGCTTCATATGAAAGGCTTAGGAGAATTAGAAAAGTTTAACAAGTTATATATAAAGAGAATTGAAGATATTATAGAAAACAGATATGTAGGTGCAGGCGAAACTAAAAAGGGGAAAGTAAATGAAAACAATAATAATTTCATCCAACTGTAG
- a CDS encoding PTS lactose/cellobiose transporter subunit IIA: MNEELMEVSFGLIANAGEAKGLAFDAISKAKEGNFEGAKNLIKKSREEMHKAHEFQTKLITKEASGEKVEMNVLLVHAQDHLMNAMNFQQLADEFISLYERIEKIEKNFK; encoded by the coding sequence ATGAATGAAGAATTAATGGAAGTATCCTTTGGATTAATAGCAAATGCAGGGGAAGCAAAAGGTCTTGCTTTTGATGCAATAAGTAAAGCAAAAGAAGGAAATTTTGAAGGAGCTAAAAATTTAATTAAAAAATCTAGGGAAGAAATGCATAAGGCACATGAATTTCAAACAAAGCTTATAACAAAAGAAGCTTCAGGAGAAAAGGTGGAAATGAACGTATTATTAGTTCATGCACAAGATCATTTAATGAATGCTATGAATTTTCAACAATTAGCTGATGAGTTCATAAGTTTATATGAGAGAATAGAAAAAATAGAAAAGAATTTTAAATAA
- a CDS encoding PadR family transcriptional regulator: MSKELLKGIINILILSTLPIKDSYGYEIAKTIKEKSNNVNHASDSIKKNY; the protein is encoded by the coding sequence ATGAGTAAAGAATTATTAAAAGGTATCATCAATATATTAATACTTTCAACCCTACCTATTAAAGATTCATATGGATACGAAATAGCAAAAACTATAAAAGAAAAAAGTAATAATGTTAATCATGCTAGTGATAGTATTAAAAAAAATTATTAG
- the feoB gene encoding ferrous iron transport protein B → MKTIALAGNPNCGKTSIFNILTKTRQHVGNWPGVTVEKKEGTLKYNKKEYKVVDLPGTYSLGAYSEDEIIARNYIINEKPDVVINVVDATNLERNLYMTLQLLEMNTKVILAVNMMDEAQNKGISIDIKKLSKELGITVIPTVALKSEGINELIEAAISDNIKSTSQEINYGDDLEKHISILEEVLKNNKNTLGYEERWLAIKLLENDSYIKKLISEENINGFTKIVDETAATIEDKIGFEAEIAIVDKRYEKITEIVSRTIVKKSENTTTLTDKIDKVITNKFLGLPIFAIVMLILYQITFTVGAGIQDWTDVLIADLGEKTVAFLETSGAPDLLLSFVGDALFAGVAAVVAFLPLIMVMYFLIGVLEDSGYMARAAYVMDRVMRSIGLHGKTFVSMLVSIGCNVPGIMATRTLDNKKDRMIAILINPFISCGARLPIYAVFISAFFDSYQALILFELYVTGLIIALIAGKIFSKTIFKGDPSHFVMELPSYRVPSLKNILMLMWDKAGAFIKRAGVVILPVMIILWVLSTFPLGSEQYSENTLLGMIGTSIAPLFKYAGFGTWQASVSLITGILAKETVVGTMGLIYSGISEGPVLVSAVQTVFTPLSAMAFMVMSLLYTPCLVALGAIKRETNSWKWTLFTAVYTFLVGLVAATVVYQIGSLLGFQ, encoded by the coding sequence ATGAAGACTATTGCATTAGCAGGAAATCCAAACTGCGGTAAAACAAGTATATTTAATATTTTAACTAAAACAAGGCAGCATGTAGGAAACTGGCCAGGAGTAACAGTTGAAAAAAAAGAGGGGACTTTAAAATATAATAAAAAAGAATATAAGGTGGTAGATTTACCAGGAACTTATAGTTTAGGTGCATATTCAGAGGATGAAATAATTGCAAGAAACTACATAATTAATGAAAAGCCAGATGTAGTAATTAACGTAGTAGATGCTACAAATTTAGAAAGAAATCTTTATATGACTTTACAGCTTTTAGAAATGAATACAAAAGTAATTCTTGCTGTAAATATGATGGATGAAGCACAAAATAAAGGTATATCTATAGATATTAAAAAATTATCTAAGGAATTAGGAATAACAGTGATTCCAACAGTAGCTTTAAAAAGTGAAGGTATTAATGAGTTAATAGAAGCTGCTATAAGTGATAATATTAAAAGTACAAGCCAAGAAATAAATTATGGGGATGATCTTGAAAAGCATATATCTATTCTAGAGGAAGTTTTAAAAAATAATAAAAACACTTTAGGATATGAAGAAAGATGGTTGGCTATAAAATTATTAGAAAATGATAGCTATATAAAGAAGTTAATAAGTGAAGAGAATATAAATGGCTTTACTAAAATAGTTGATGAAACTGCCGCAACCATAGAAGATAAAATTGGCTTTGAAGCAGAAATAGCCATAGTAGATAAAAGATATGAAAAAATTACTGAAATAGTTAGTAGAACTATAGTTAAAAAATCAGAGAATACTACTACTTTAACAGATAAAATTGATAAAGTAATAACGAATAAATTCTTAGGATTACCTATTTTTGCTATAGTTATGCTAATCTTATACCAAATTACCTTTACTGTAGGAGCTGGAATTCAAGATTGGACAGATGTACTTATAGCTGATTTAGGGGAAAAGACAGTTGCTTTTTTAGAAACATCTGGCGCTCCAGATCTTTTACTTAGTTTTGTTGGAGATGCACTTTTTGCTGGAGTTGCCGCTGTTGTAGCATTTCTTCCGCTTATAATGGTAATGTATTTCTTAATAGGAGTACTTGAAGATAGTGGTTATATGGCAAGAGCAGCTTATGTTATGGATAGAGTTATGAGATCTATAGGACTTCATGGTAAAACATTCGTATCAATGCTTGTAAGTATAGGTTGTAACGTACCAGGTATTATGGCAACAAGAACTCTTGATAATAAAAAAGATAGAATGATAGCAATACTTATAAATCCATTTATATCCTGTGGAGCTAGATTACCAATATACGCAGTATTTATATCAGCATTCTTTGACAGTTATCAAGCCTTAATATTATTTGAATTATATGTAACAGGTTTAATAATTGCATTAATTGCAGGAAAGATATTTAGTAAAACAATATTTAAAGGTGATCCTTCACATTTTGTAATGGAATTACCTAGTTATAGAGTTCCTTCACTTAAAAATATTCTAATGCTTATGTGGGATAAAGCAGGAGCATTTATAAAAAGAGCAGGAGTTGTAATATTACCAGTAATGATAATTCTTTGGGTATTATCTACATTCCCATTAGGCTCAGAACAATATAGTGAAAATACATTATTAGGTATGATAGGAACTTCTATAGCACCATTGTTTAAATATGCAGGCTTTGGAACATGGCAAGCTTCAGTATCATTGATAACAGGTATTCTTGCAAAGGAAACTGTTGTTGGTACAATGGGCTTAATATATTCAGGAATATCTGAAGGGCCAGTATTAGTAAGCGCTGTACAAACAGTATTCACACCTCTTAGTGCCATGGCATTTATGGTAATGTCCCTTTTATATACACCTTGTTTAGTTGCCTTGGGAGCCATAAAAAGAGAAACAAACTCATGGAAGTGGACACTATTTACTGCAGTATATACTTTTTTAGTAGGCTTAGTAGCAGCTACTGTAGTCTATCAAATAGGTAGCTTATTAGGTTTCCAATAG
- a CDS encoding FeoA family protein translates to MIPIKFVKEGESVKIIKLALSEEFAKRMREIGLVSGNKVTVVKNDGKCIIISIGESRFALDNSLAGKIMVRE, encoded by the coding sequence ATGATTCCAATAAAGTTTGTTAAAGAGGGAGAATCAGTAAAAATTATTAAATTAGCATTATCAGAAGAATTTGCTAAAAGAATGAGAGAAATTGGCTTGGTATCAGGAAATAAAGTAACAGTTGTAAAAAATGATGGCAAATGCATTATTATTTCAATTGGAGAAAGTAGATTTGCACTAGATAATAGTTTAGCAGGTAAAATAATGGTTAGAGAATAA